In the Pseudoalteromonas tunicata genome, one interval contains:
- a CDS encoding TonB-dependent receptor, whose protein sequence is MTLRRASLLVYMALSSTAVMADKLANIERITTTATRSVGSATPLPFVISTVSQQQLALIAPTHIEQVLKQIAGANVQHGNGQEYLPALRSPVLSGAGACGGILTTEDGIALRAAGFCNINELFEAHTEMAERIEVLKGPGSALYGSNAVHGVINVITPDSTQDRGFAGLDLGSFGYKRAKFQQGHDMGDSGIGISASVTRDSGYRDDESVEQEKLSLRYRLETDDLAVMSGLTFTHLDQQTAGFIEGFESYKDRDVAQSNAYPDAFRSAQALRVWSQFTWQDERNTLVLTPYFRDQNMTFFKHFLPGTPLEENAQTGAGIQSLWRYQEDENIQIELGFDSEYTQATMLQYQQNPTQGSAFLVATVPQGKHYDYEVASSLYAPFFNLQWQWQALSIDVGARFEHLSYDYENNMQAGRNRDDGTPCAMGGCRYSRPQSSENSFSTWSPKLGLSMVLNDNNVLYSNLSKGYRAPQASELYQLERKQTVADLAPETASNLEIGLKGNIAALSYILSAYTMDKKQVIFRDSDFFTINDGQSSHRGVEVEFEYAINLDWQIRFAGTHAKHKYESDQQLGEINIKGNEMDTAPRNIANVQLNWQPSDTINTSLEWHHVSRYFTDAENRHEYEGHQLLNVRVNWQPTAQLSLTLRINNLADTAYADRADYTSFSGDRYFPGKPRHLAMTMQYSW, encoded by the coding sequence ATGACACTGCGCCGCGCCTCTTTACTTGTTTATATGGCACTCTCATCCACGGCTGTGATGGCTGATAAATTAGCCAATATTGAACGTATTACCACCACAGCAACCCGAAGTGTGGGTAGTGCCACGCCATTGCCTTTTGTGATCAGCACGGTTTCACAACAACAATTAGCACTTATCGCGCCCACCCATATTGAACAGGTGCTCAAACAAATCGCAGGGGCGAATGTTCAGCATGGCAATGGCCAAGAATATTTACCCGCGCTGCGCTCGCCGGTGCTCTCGGGCGCGGGTGCGTGTGGCGGCATTTTAACCACAGAAGATGGCATTGCGCTTCGCGCGGCAGGATTTTGTAATATTAACGAACTCTTTGAAGCGCATACCGAAATGGCCGAGCGCATCGAAGTGCTCAAAGGGCCGGGATCTGCTTTGTATGGCTCGAATGCCGTGCATGGGGTGATCAATGTCATCACACCCGACAGTACACAAGACCGCGGCTTTGCGGGGCTCGATTTAGGTTCCTTTGGTTATAAGCGGGCTAAGTTTCAACAAGGCCATGATATGGGTGACTCAGGCATTGGCATTAGCGCAAGTGTCACGCGTGATAGCGGTTATCGCGATGATGAAAGCGTCGAACAAGAAAAACTGAGCCTTCGCTATCGCCTTGAAACCGATGACCTTGCTGTGATGTCGGGGCTGACATTTACTCATCTTGATCAACAAACCGCAGGCTTTATAGAAGGGTTTGAAAGTTATAAAGACCGAGATGTAGCACAAAGTAATGCTTACCCTGATGCGTTTCGAAGTGCACAGGCACTGCGGGTTTGGTCGCAATTTACCTGGCAAGATGAGCGCAATACCTTAGTGCTCACCCCCTATTTTCGCGACCAGAACATGACCTTTTTTAAGCATTTTTTACCCGGTACACCGCTTGAAGAAAACGCCCAAACTGGGGCGGGGATACAATCCCTTTGGCGCTACCAAGAGGATGAAAATATCCAAATCGAACTGGGTTTTGATAGCGAATACACTCAAGCCACCATGTTGCAATACCAACAAAACCCAACACAAGGCTCGGCGTTTTTAGTTGCGACAGTACCACAAGGCAAACACTATGATTACGAGGTTGCGAGCAGTTTGTACGCACCATTTTTTAATCTGCAGTGGCAATGGCAAGCACTAAGCATCGACGTTGGGGCGCGCTTTGAGCATTTAAGTTATGATTACGAAAATAATATGCAAGCAGGGCGTAACCGTGATGATGGCACACCTTGTGCCATGGGCGGGTGTCGTTATAGTCGCCCACAAAGTAGTGAAAATAGTTTTAGTACTTGGTCGCCAAAACTGGGACTGAGCATGGTCCTAAACGACAATAACGTATTGTATAGCAATCTTTCAAAAGGTTATCGCGCCCCGCAAGCATCGGAGCTGTATCAGCTAGAGCGCAAACAAACCGTCGCCGATTTAGCACCCGAAACAGCAAGCAACTTAGAAATTGGCTTAAAGGGTAATATTGCAGCGTTAAGCTATATATTATCGGCTTATACCATGGATAAAAAGCAGGTTATTTTTCGCGACAGTGACTTTTTCACCATTAACGATGGCCAGTCCTCTCATCGAGGTGTTGAGGTAGAGTTTGAGTACGCAATTAATCTTGATTGGCAAATACGTTTTGCCGGCACGCATGCCAAGCACAAATACGAGTCTGATCAACAATTGGGTGAGATTAATATCAAAGGCAACGAGATGGATACCGCCCCGCGTAACATAGCCAATGTGCAGTTAAATTGGCAACCAAGCGACACTATTAATACCTCGTTGGAGTGGCATCATGTTAGCCGTTATTTCACCGATGCTGAAAATCGCCATGAGTATGAGGGGCACCAGTTACTGAATGTGCGCGTCAACTGGCAACCGACCGCACAACTGAGCCTGACATTACGTATTAATAACTTGGCCGATACCGCGTATGCCGATCGCGCTGATTACACTAGTTTTAGCGGCGATCGCTATTTTCCCGGCAAACCCCGACATTTAGCGATGACCATGCAATATAGTTGGTAA
- a CDS encoding DUF4350 domain-containing protein, with protein sequence MRFFKLSFLGVFLTVLLACTDSPQQADPNFIPKNTHKTFSQNNSPVVVVDEAHNNFLTASGRYSPFVQVLESDGYTVRPNSSRFSLATLHDADLLVIANALDRNRKDWNPPFTEALNNEEVLSIKKWVLEGGALLLIADHAPFPRVIENLAREFGFEFSNGHVGNAMFRARDKTLAEHPITSKTRQLEQNFYPATAAPEMPEITMQPNRIEQVKTFGGSAFKTPPEATSLLNLGEGAVSIVPDVPFQVNADTARVPVQGWSQGAVLEVGKGRIAVFAEGMMFSSQLDTKTGKTFGLASKGAEQNEEFLLNVMGWLAGAI encoded by the coding sequence ATGAGATTTTTTAAGTTAAGTTTTCTTGGGGTATTTTTGACTGTGCTGTTAGCTTGTACCGATAGCCCTCAACAAGCTGATCCAAACTTTATACCTAAAAATACCCACAAAACTTTTTCTCAAAACAATAGTCCTGTTGTAGTTGTAGATGAAGCACACAATAATTTCCTAACAGCAAGTGGACGATATAGCCCATTTGTGCAGGTTCTTGAAAGCGATGGTTATACCGTTCGGCCGAATAGCAGCCGCTTTTCATTAGCCACACTACATGATGCTGATTTATTGGTTATTGCCAATGCGTTAGATAGAAATAGAAAAGACTGGAATCCACCTTTTACTGAAGCATTAAACAATGAAGAAGTTTTAAGTATTAAAAAGTGGGTCTTGGAAGGTGGAGCGCTTTTATTAATCGCAGACCATGCACCTTTTCCCCGTGTTATTGAAAATTTAGCGCGTGAATTTGGCTTTGAATTTAGTAACGGTCATGTCGGTAATGCGATGTTTCGCGCTAGGGACAAGACGCTCGCTGAACATCCCATTACGTCTAAAACCCGGCAGCTAGAGCAAAATTTTTATCCAGCTACCGCTGCACCTGAAATGCCAGAAATAACTATGCAACCTAATCGTATAGAGCAGGTTAAAACCTTTGGCGGCTCAGCTTTCAAAACTCCGCCTGAGGCTACTTCACTTTTAAATCTTGGTGAAGGGGCTGTTTCTATAGTTCCTGATGTGCCTTTTCAAGTGAATGCTGATACTGCAAGGGTGCCTGTGCAAGGTTGGAGTCAAGGTGCTGTACTGGAGGTCGGTAAAGGTCGAATAGCTGTATTTGCTGAGGGTATGATGTTTTCATCTCAACTAGATACTAAAACAGGGAAAACATTTGGATTAGCGTCTAAAGGTGCTGAACAAAATGAAGAGTTTCTATTAAATGTTATGGGTTGGCTTGCAGGTGCCATTTAA
- the ltrA gene encoding group II intron reverse transcriptase/maturase: MITELNAITFKSQRHPKHRFQNLYGLLREDFLYQSWGQLNKQAAAGIDGITMPAYQQQLVGNITRLSDALKHKRFRANDIKRVFIPKANGKQRPLGLPTVDDKLVQQGVSQILQSIWEADFLPNSYGYRPNKSAHQAVHSLALNLQFKGYGYIVEADIKGFFNNLDHNWLMKMLKQRIDDKAMLSLISQWLKARIKSPEGVFEYPKSGTPQGGIISPVLANIYLHYALDLWFEKKVKPRMRGRAMLIRYADDFVCAFQYANDAERFYEVLPKRLKKFNLEVAEEKTSLLRFSRFHPSRKRQFVFLGFAFYWAKDAQGKPRLRRRTGAEKHRASMSEFYQYIKAKRSNKLNTWMPQLKRKLMGYRNYFGLPDNSCSLDRLYSYVLHSLYKWLNRRSGRRSYNWSNFKKMLMYYAIERPRVSKRFIHVDWY; encoded by the coding sequence ATGATAACCGAACTAAACGCGATCACATTTAAATCACAGCGCCACCCCAAACACAGGTTTCAGAACTTATACGGATTACTAAGGGAAGATTTCCTGTATCAAAGTTGGGGTCAGCTCAATAAACAAGCAGCCGCTGGTATTGATGGCATCACCATGCCTGCTTATCAGCAGCAACTTGTTGGCAACATTACTCGACTGAGCGATGCCCTGAAGCATAAGCGCTTTCGAGCCAATGACATCAAACGTGTCTTTATTCCCAAAGCAAATGGCAAACAGAGACCGCTGGGCTTGCCCACGGTGGATGATAAATTGGTGCAACAAGGCGTGAGCCAGATATTGCAAAGTATCTGGGAAGCGGATTTTCTGCCCAATAGCTATGGCTACCGACCGAATAAAAGCGCCCATCAAGCGGTGCACAGTTTAGCGTTGAATCTTCAGTTTAAAGGATACGGTTACATTGTGGAGGCTGACATTAAAGGCTTCTTCAACAACCTTGATCACAACTGGCTGATGAAGATGCTCAAACAACGCATTGATGACAAAGCCATGCTGAGTTTAATCAGCCAATGGCTTAAAGCCCGCATAAAATCACCTGAAGGGGTATTTGAATACCCGAAAAGCGGTACGCCGCAAGGGGGGATCATTAGCCCGGTACTGGCGAACATCTACCTGCATTACGCACTCGACTTATGGTTTGAAAAGAAAGTAAAACCCCGAATGCGTGGCCGCGCGATGCTCATCCGGTACGCCGATGATTTTGTGTGTGCGTTTCAGTACGCCAACGATGCTGAGCGATTTTACGAGGTGCTGCCAAAACGACTTAAGAAATTCAATTTAGAAGTGGCAGAGGAGAAAACCTCACTGCTACGATTTAGTCGATTTCACCCGAGTCGAAAACGGCAATTTGTGTTTCTTGGTTTTGCCTTTTACTGGGCAAAAGATGCACAGGGAAAACCTCGACTCAGGCGGCGAACAGGGGCGGAAAAGCACCGCGCCAGCATGAGCGAGTTTTACCAATACATCAAAGCCAAGCGGTCAAACAAGCTCAACACTTGGATGCCGCAACTGAAACGCAAACTGATGGGATACCGAAATTACTTTGGCCTGCCAGACAACAGCTGCAGCCTTGATAGATTGTACAGTTATGTGTTGCACAGTTTATACAAATGGCTGAATAGGCGCAGTGGCAGACGCAGTTACAATTGGAGTAATTTCAAGAAGATGCTAATGTATTATGCAATTGAGCGACCAAGAGTGAGTAAGCGATTTATTCACGTAGATTGGTACTAG
- a CDS encoding AAA family ATPase yields MLERIHRIKGIGLLHDADARAHGLQKASFIYADNGRGKSTLASLFRSCSTNKPELLVNRRTIDGNNEPEAILQFSNGQRSTFQNGSWDVERPELLVFDADFVEQNVYAGGQVTADQRKNLLQFALGENAVVAQQEYDLADDNARAAANSIRETSNQLEVLHRGLTQTQFQRIAEVVDADDQISALNGKIVEAQNIGLIQAKALPQQLALPTLNVDDIFNVLGTSLENIDLAAEQQVKEHLNTHNKNRLEKWISDGHAYGEEGNCLYCNQPLDGVELIQAYRSYFNQDYNQLKSDVSRLTGLINASCSNEIIDRLKSRFETASAVIDGWQEHVEVIPPTFDENSARDALSNIETLLNALRESKEVNLLDAVGSEDNKNEVARIWQEVIEVVVACNNSISNATAVITNYKNSLAALSIENLKNQIRDLEWAKIRYRQDVVDLFSQLALEKIQDETAKSEKQTKKDALNQIMQATLESYKDRINELLRGFGAQFLIPNIDFNYRGGLRSDYVLQMRGANIALSGGVPDFKTSLSEGDKRTLAFAFFIASAESDPDLANKVIVIDDPMCSLDLNRKQQTRTVLKRLHDSCKQIIVLAHDVHFLRNLRDDVLRTGNPNEIKCLKLKSVINRYSDFDVINLDQECESAYFKCHRMLDEYLVGNAQSNMEIARSIRPMLEGYLHRRFPNLINGGLLFGQVIDLISNAQPPSPLVNAQNITNELNEINRYAGQFHHDTNPAADQVQITDGELLSFVERSLAVIYAG; encoded by the coding sequence ATGTTAGAAAGAATACATAGAATAAAAGGTATAGGGCTTTTACATGATGCTGATGCAAGAGCTCATGGACTACAGAAAGCCAGCTTTATCTATGCAGATAATGGACGAGGTAAATCAACACTAGCTTCATTATTCCGTTCTTGTTCGACGAATAAACCTGAACTCCTCGTAAACCGCCGAACTATTGATGGTAATAACGAACCAGAAGCAATTCTTCAATTTTCTAATGGGCAGCGTTCTACCTTTCAAAATGGTAGTTGGGATGTTGAGCGCCCAGAGCTTTTAGTATTTGATGCCGATTTCGTTGAACAAAATGTTTATGCAGGTGGACAAGTTACAGCCGACCAACGAAAAAACTTATTACAATTTGCACTTGGCGAAAATGCTGTTGTGGCGCAACAAGAATATGATCTCGCAGATGATAATGCGAGAGCAGCAGCCAATTCTATACGAGAAACAAGTAATCAATTAGAAGTGCTGCATAGAGGTTTGACGCAAACTCAATTTCAAAGAATCGCCGAAGTTGTAGATGCAGATGATCAAATATCCGCTCTTAACGGCAAAATCGTTGAAGCCCAAAATATAGGTCTTATTCAAGCTAAGGCATTGCCTCAGCAGTTAGCATTGCCGACACTTAATGTGGATGATATTTTTAATGTTTTGGGTACATCCCTCGAAAATATTGATCTAGCAGCAGAGCAGCAAGTTAAAGAACACTTAAATACTCACAACAAAAATCGTTTAGAGAAATGGATAAGTGATGGGCATGCATACGGTGAAGAAGGTAATTGCTTGTATTGCAACCAACCTCTCGATGGTGTCGAATTAATACAAGCATATCGCAGTTATTTTAATCAAGATTATAATCAGCTTAAGTCGGATGTTTCTCGGTTGACAGGCCTCATTAACGCGAGCTGCTCTAATGAGATCATTGACAGATTAAAGTCACGGTTTGAAACTGCTAGTGCAGTCATTGATGGTTGGCAGGAGCATGTTGAGGTAATACCTCCAACATTCGATGAAAATTCCGCAAGAGATGCTCTTTCTAATATTGAAACTCTGTTAAACGCTTTGAGAGAGAGCAAAGAAGTTAATTTGCTCGACGCTGTTGGCTCTGAAGATAATAAAAACGAAGTTGCTAGAATCTGGCAGGAAGTTATAGAGGTTGTTGTTGCATGTAACAATTCAATTTCAAATGCTACAGCTGTTATAACAAACTACAAAAACAGTTTGGCAGCTCTAAGTATTGAGAATTTGAAAAACCAAATTCGTGATTTAGAGTGGGCTAAAATACGTTACAGGCAAGATGTTGTAGATTTATTTTCACAGCTCGCTTTGGAAAAAATTCAGGACGAAACTGCAAAATCTGAAAAACAAACAAAAAAAGATGCCTTGAATCAAATCATGCAGGCAACTCTAGAAAGCTATAAAGATCGTATTAATGAGCTTTTGCGCGGTTTTGGTGCTCAATTTCTGATTCCGAATATTGATTTTAATTATCGGGGTGGATTGAGAAGTGATTATGTATTGCAAATGCGCGGTGCGAACATTGCTTTAAGTGGTGGTGTACCAGATTTTAAGACTTCTCTGAGTGAGGGTGATAAACGCACATTAGCTTTTGCTTTCTTCATAGCCTCTGCTGAATCTGATCCTGATTTAGCCAACAAGGTCATTGTAATAGATGACCCAATGTGTAGCTTAGACCTTAACAGAAAGCAGCAAACACGTACTGTTTTGAAGAGGTTGCATGACAGCTGCAAGCAAATAATTGTTCTTGCACATGATGTTCATTTCCTTCGTAATCTTCGTGATGATGTGTTGCGAACAGGAAACCCGAACGAAATTAAATGTTTAAAGTTAAAATCAGTCATTAATCGCTATAGTGACTTTGATGTAATAAATCTTGATCAAGAATGTGAAAGTGCATATTTCAAATGCCACCGCATGCTTGATGAATATTTAGTTGGGAATGCTCAGAGCAATATGGAAATAGCTAGATCAATTCGGCCAATGCTTGAAGGGTATCTACATAGACGTTTTCCCAACTTGATAAATGGCGGCCTTTTGTTTGGGCAAGTTATTGACTTGATAAGTAATGCGCAACCACCAAGTCCTTTAGTTAATGCTCAAAACATTACTAACGAACTTAATGAGATAAATCGTTACGCCGGACAGTTTCATCACGATACTAATCCAGCGGCAGACCAAGTTCAAATTACAGATGGTGAGCTTTTAAGCTTTGTAGAAAGGTCGCTAGCTGTGATTTATGCTGGATAA
- a CDS encoding PD40 domain-containing protein translates to MKHIFNSIILLLSILIISSKSYSQDEFPVLEGPYLGQKPPGLTPKTFAPGYVATKHRDYSGSFTPDMKEFYFTRKDVYTKKWWLIRFKLENNQWQESVVGARVGRPILAPDGKIMHLGNKYMERTSNGWSEIKSLGPMFEREDWGIMRLSASAKGTYVFDDYKNNDVIRISTIKDGKRQPPKLMGSQINSGKWTAHPFIAPDESYLIWDSEKNDGYGDQDLYISFREQDGSWGAAINLGEKVNTNGVESGAYVSPDGKYLFFNRTPIQTNDGSDPEGDIYWVDSQVIEMLRPKQ, encoded by the coding sequence GTGAAGCATATTTTTAATTCAATTATTCTGCTGCTTTCTATTCTAATTATCAGTAGCAAAAGTTATAGCCAAGATGAATTTCCAGTCTTAGAGGGGCCATACCTTGGGCAAAAGCCACCTGGCTTAACCCCAAAAACATTTGCTCCTGGGTATGTCGCGACTAAGCATCGTGACTATAGCGGTTCCTTCACCCCTGATATGAAAGAGTTCTATTTTACGAGAAAGGATGTTTACACTAAAAAATGGTGGTTAATACGTTTTAAGTTAGAAAATAACCAGTGGCAAGAATCAGTTGTAGGAGCCAGAGTGGGACGTCCTATACTTGCGCCAGATGGTAAGATCATGCATCTGGGCAATAAATATATGGAGCGCACCAGTAATGGCTGGTCAGAGATAAAAAGTCTGGGGCCTATGTTTGAGAGGGAAGATTGGGGCATTATGCGCCTGTCTGCATCGGCCAAAGGCACTTATGTATTTGATGACTACAAAAACAATGATGTAATCCGCATTTCAACAATTAAAGATGGCAAACGCCAACCACCAAAATTGATGGGATCGCAGATAAACTCTGGAAAATGGACTGCCCACCCCTTTATTGCACCAGATGAGTCTTACTTAATCTGGGATAGTGAAAAGAACGATGGATATGGCGATCAAGACCTGTATATCAGCTTTCGCGAACAAGATGGTTCATGGGGGGCGGCGATAAACTTAGGAGAGAAGGTAAATACTAATGGGGTTGAATCTGGCGCGTATGTATCGCCCGATGGCAAGTATCTTTTTTTTAATCGGACCCCAATTCAAACAAACGATGGTAGCGATCCTGAAGGTGATATCTACTGGGTGGATTCGCAGGTTATAGAAATGCTCAGGCCCAAACAATAA
- a CDS encoding nuclear transport factor 2 family protein, protein MRTILTILIVSLLSGCASTSDNHNDLSKIVGDYFSVYSHRNDFERLMSFYDNNAQFEDIIYGNSFKTKREIKEFLAWDKGEFTVLSGDRILTITKQIQEGNTVVTQGFFHEFIYNGQKMGPWLFIIDQEFNSQNKIIKQTDWINYTPREDFLGGKNMNDELIKK, encoded by the coding sequence ATGCGTACTATTTTGACTATATTAATCGTTTCTTTATTGAGTGGCTGCGCTTCTACAAGCGATAATCACAATGATTTGTCTAAAATTGTCGGTGATTATTTTAGTGTTTATTCTCACCGTAATGATTTTGAACGCTTAATGTCTTTCTATGATAATAACGCTCAATTTGAAGATATTATCTATGGAAATAGTTTTAAAACGAAAAGAGAGATTAAAGAATTCTTAGCTTGGGATAAAGGCGAATTTACGGTTCTTTCGGGTGATCGGATTTTAACCATTACAAAACAAATTCAAGAAGGAAATACGGTTGTAACACAAGGTTTTTTTCATGAGTTTATCTATAACGGTCAAAAAATGGGTCCGTGGTTGTTTATAATTGATCAAGAGTTTAATTCCCAGAATAAAATTATAAAGCAAACAGATTGGATTAATTACACTCCTAGAGAAGATTTCCTCGGGGGTAAAAATATGAATGATGAACTAATTAAGAAATAG
- a CDS encoding S41 family peptidase, which translates to MAAKMGKGLVVGMLACVATLAYSEDSQASLLLSEEAQLEIINTLALQIEQRSSDPQVGKRIAAHLSKQYQSYKYLGFDQPADFAAKLTQDVQAVLQDPSIVVSANEPDLSHAVAATTASNQITFVNDEIALIELDLHSTQTQIDTLFSQVADAEVFVFDLRHSRSPQNADSDVLLYTASYLFEQPTELYRIDKVGKKKADIITTLKRVAGKKRAHVPVYVLTSEQTGVVAERFVSALQHLKRAYVVGEPTAGQVDIYEQVSLHHKLKVTLPVGKFVLHNGVNPQQSQTLGLQPDLLVTSFLAFQETQPLATQSAIEYRVLQGRGTPQETFSQNKAQINYSAWRFFGNDCALEYRISEPMYNANTKKYQFAYQLRYYGHGSAKMRYTLGNGIEQMTQQANFADKTDIKSAITIGFKSFEAIKMKSCGVV; encoded by the coding sequence ATGGCTGCAAAGATGGGTAAAGGACTCGTTGTTGGGATGTTAGCTTGTGTAGCAACGTTGGCCTATTCCGAGGACTCGCAAGCATCGTTATTACTAAGCGAAGAAGCCCAGCTAGAAATTATCAATACTTTAGCGTTACAGATTGAACAGCGCAGCAGTGACCCACAAGTAGGCAAACGAATTGCAGCGCACCTCAGCAAACAATATCAATCTTATAAGTATTTAGGCTTTGATCAGCCCGCTGACTTTGCTGCCAAACTGACCCAAGATGTGCAAGCGGTGTTACAAGATCCCTCCATTGTCGTATCGGCGAATGAGCCCGACCTTTCACATGCTGTAGCTGCCACCACGGCCTCGAATCAAATCACATTCGTAAATGATGAAATAGCACTGATTGAACTTGATTTACACAGCACTCAAACACAAATTGATACCCTTTTTAGCCAAGTGGCGGATGCTGAGGTATTTGTTTTTGATTTGCGCCACAGCCGCAGCCCCCAAAATGCGGATTCTGATGTCTTGTTGTACACCGCAAGTTATTTATTTGAACAACCTACTGAGTTATATCGTATTGATAAAGTTGGTAAAAAAAAGGCCGACATCATTACAACACTTAAAAGAGTGGCCGGTAAAAAACGAGCTCATGTGCCGGTGTATGTGCTAACCAGCGAGCAAACAGGGGTGGTGGCTGAGCGTTTTGTTAGTGCTTTACAGCACCTTAAACGGGCTTATGTTGTGGGTGAACCTACTGCTGGGCAAGTCGATATCTATGAGCAAGTGAGTCTGCACCATAAGCTCAAAGTAACACTGCCAGTTGGCAAGTTTGTGCTTCATAATGGCGTCAACCCCCAACAAAGTCAGACACTAGGTCTTCAGCCCGATTTACTGGTTACATCGTTTTTAGCCTTTCAAGAAACCCAACCTTTGGCTACGCAATCAGCGATTGAATACCGTGTTTTACAAGGGCGCGGCACACCACAAGAAACCTTTTCGCAAAATAAAGCGCAAATCAATTATTCCGCTTGGCGGTTTTTCGGCAATGATTGCGCGCTCGAATACCGGATATCAGAGCCGATGTATAATGCCAATACTAAAAAATATCAGTTTGCTTATCAGCTGAGATATTACGGTCATGGCAGCGCTAAAATGCGTTACACCTTAGGTAATGGGATAGAGCAAATGACGCAGCAAGCCAATTTTGCCGATAAAACCGACATAAAAAGCGCCATCACCATAGGGTTTAAGTCGTTTGAAGCTATAAAGATGAAAAGCTGCGGTGTGGTGTAA